Proteins from one Nicotiana tabacum cultivar K326 chromosome 23, ASM71507v2, whole genome shotgun sequence genomic window:
- the LOC142177305 gene encoding uncharacterized protein LOC142177305, whose product MTRQDAKASNAVVTGIITIGSYGAYALIDPGSTYSYVSPYFSIYLERGVESLIVPYIVVTPVGETISVDRVYRDCVIFIHGRDTVVDLLVLPMSDFDVIMGIDWLASCYASVDCHSKLIRFDFPGEPCLVWKGITPLT is encoded by the coding sequence ATGACCAGACAGGATGCTAAGGCATCTAATGCAGTAGTCACAGGTATTATCACTATCGGTTCTTATGGGGCTTACGCTCTTATTGATCCTGgttctacgtattcatatgtatcTCCATATTTTTCCATATACTTAGAACGAGGAGTTGAGTCTCTTATTGTGCCTTATATTGTGGTGACCCCAGTGGGGGAGACTATATCTGTGGATAGAGTCTATAGAGATTGTGTGATATTTATTCATGGCAGGGACACCGTAGTTGATCTACTGGTATTGCCTATGTCCGactttgatgtaattatgggtaTAGATTGGTTAGCGTCATGTTATGCTTCAGTTGATTGTCATTCCAAGCTTATACGTTTTGATTTTCCTGGAGAACCATGTTTAGTGTGGAAAGGCATAACTCCTCTGACTTAG
- the LOC107829191 gene encoding uncharacterized protein LOC107829191 — protein MEDYRSKSYTDGRMQIEKYYEPQFSTKDFRSYSVSYASSSVGAPPLPPPAVPQNKLKKRKSTCGSISKSWSLNDPEFQRKRRVASYKVYSVEGKVKGSLRRSFRWFKDKCTQVVYGWW, from the coding sequence ATGGAAGATTACAGATCAAAATCTTATACTGATGGTAGGATGCAGATTGAGAAATATTATGAACCCCAATTTTCTACTAAAGATTTTAGGTCATATAGTGTTTCATATGCATCTTCTTCTGTTGGTGCACCACCACTTCCACCCCCAGCAGTACCACAGAACAAGCtgaagaaaaggaagagtactTGTGGCTCAATCTCAAAATCTTGGAGTTTAAATGATCCTGAGTTTCAGAGGAAAAGGAGAGTTGCTAGTTATAAAGTTTACTCTGTTGAAGGCAAAGTCAAAGGTTCTTTAAGGAGAAGTTTCAGATGGTTTAAAGACAAGTGTACACAGGTTGTCTATGGATGGTGGTga